One part of the Quercus lobata isolate SW786 chromosome 7, ValleyOak3.0 Primary Assembly, whole genome shotgun sequence genome encodes these proteins:
- the LOC115951346 gene encoding sm-like protein LSM36B, producing MSGTGEKGSATTKTPGDFLKAIRGRPVVVKLNSGVDYRGILACLDGYMNIAMEQTEEYVNGQLKNKYGDAFIRGNNVLYISTSKRTLADGA from the exons ATGAGTGGAACTGGAGAGAAAGGATCAGCAACTACAAAAACCCCAGGTGATTTCCTCAAAGCAATTCGCGGCCGACCTGTTGTTGTCAAGCTGAATTCTGGGGTTGATTATCGAG GTATTCTTGCATGTCTGGATGGGTATATGAATATTGCAATGGAGCAAACAGAAGAATATGTCAATGGGCAGTTGAAAAATAAGTATGGCGATGCTTTCATTCGTGGAAACAATG TTCTCTACATTAGTACATCGAAGAGGACGTTGGCAGATGGGGcttag